The Chrysemys picta bellii isolate R12L10 chromosome 5, ASM1138683v2, whole genome shotgun sequence genome includes a window with the following:
- the LOC135983548 gene encoding uncharacterized protein LOC135983548, with protein sequence MQSSPAVMAVQSVNRKRAPAWTDREVLDLIAVWGDESVLSELRSKRRNAKIYEKISKDMAERGYSRDATQCRVKIKELRQGYQKTKEANGRSGSHPQTSRFYEALHSILGAAATTTPPVTVDSEDGILSTAGSSDMLGDGEDEEGDEEGEAVGISHNADFPDSQDLFITLTEIPYEASPAVTPDTESGEGSATPSATVSQPSLESHSQRLARIRRRKKRTREDMFSELMACSQAQASQQTQWRENLTRMHQANMDREERWRQEDQQATQTLLGLLREQTDTLRRLVDVLQERRQEDRAPLQSISNRPPPPPSPIPTSPKVQRRRGGRVPAKSHSTPAESSSSRRLSFPKI encoded by the exons atgcagagctctccagcagtgatggccgtgcagtctgtgaatagaaagagagccccagcatggactgatcgtgaagtcttggatctcatcgctgtgtggggcgatgagtccgtgctttccgagctgcgatccaaaagaaggaatgcaaagatctacgagaagatctctaaagacatggcagagagaggatacagccgggatgcaacgcagtgccgcgtgaaaatcaaggagctgagacaaggctaccagaagaccaaagaggcaaacggacgctccggatcccatccccagacatcccgtttctacgaggcactgcattccatcctcggtgcggccgccaccactaccccaccagtgaccgtggactctgaggatgggatactgtccacggccggttcctcggacatgttaggggacggggaagatgaggaaggagatgaggagggcgaggcagtcggcatctctcacaacgctgattttcccgacagccaggatctcttcatcacccttacagagatcccctacgaagcgtccccagccgttaccccggacacagaatctggtgaaggatcagcca ccccgtctgcgactgtctcacaacctagcctggaatcacactcccagaggctagcgcggattaggcgtaggaagaagaggacacgggaggacatgttctctgagcttatggcctgttcccaagcccaggcatcacagcagacccagtggcgggagaacttgacccgaatgcaccaagccaacatggatcgggaggagaggtggcggcaggaagaccagcaggcgactcaaacgctgcttggactactgagggagcaaacggacacgctccggcgccttgtggatgttctgcaggaacggaggcaggaggacagagccccgctgcagtccatctctaaccgccctcccccgccaccaagtcccatacccacctcacccaaagtgcaaagaaggagaggcggcagagtccctgctaagtctcactccacccctgcagagagctctagtagcagaaggctctcatttcccaaaatttga